In Papaver somniferum cultivar HN1 chromosome 9, ASM357369v1, whole genome shotgun sequence, the genomic stretch GTTGTAGTAGCGCACAGATCTTTTCAGAACACATATAAAAGGCTTACTTTGAGAACATATATAAAGATATCTCTTAACAGAGATATAAGGCCTTGAGACAAAAGATTGTCTCTAGAACGAGAGACAATTAATGTCTGTTATTTTCTCTTAGATGGAAGATGTCCCCGTTATTTTCTCTTAGATGGAAGATGTCCCCAGTATCTTAAGTGATATTTACCACAAAGATCTTTGTATCTCGAATTGAGGATTTTTCTAAATATTTCGGAAGAGATTCTGTATTTTCCCGGACAACCATGCTAGAAATGTGGGTCCATCTGCGCAACATTAACCACCACCAGTTCGCACGATTTTTTGTCAGTTAGATCCACGATATAAGCAAACCACGTTATTAGTCAGGGTAGAAAATACAATATCGTCTTCGTTAATTCATTTGTTAGAGTTGTTAGAGCTGCTAAATTATATCATCCCCGCGCGTAATATCCGGTGTAAGTTATCATATTATTATCCACAGTTAGAGAGAAATCTTTCTTACGGTTGAAACACGCAAATTAAGAAGATACCAATCTTGAGCAGTGGACCAGAACCTCGTGGGATGCGAAAAATTAAAGAACCTCCACGCATACATGGATACAAATACCCAGGAGAAGGAGGAGTTAGATTCTGTGTAAACTAATCCTTTTCTTCTAAGAGTTCTAATTAATATCCAAGCTCAAACTTATAACTACTAGCACACGAAACGATCAAGAAATTATTCAAAGAAGATAGGAAAAGTTAGAGATGGAAGAAATAAACATGGAAGGGAGTTTATTAAGACAGATGATGAAGCTGATGATGACCACTGAGAAAGAAATTACCCCTCTTGAACCTCATCTGGCATTTTGTTATTCCTCGTTCATGAAAGATATCCAGGGACTTCTTTTTGGAAAGGCTTCTAAGATTCCTAGTATGCTGTTTGGAACCGAGTCTCAGACTAAACACATCTTCGCTATTAAACAATATTTAGGCCTCGACGAGCTTCTAAATGCTGTGAGTTAGCATATTTTTTTGTACTGTTTCAGGTGCATGCTATACGTTTTCCTTGTTTTGCTTCGGTTTAATTAGTTCTATACATAACTTGATGATCTCTTTCCTTGCAGTTTTGCGTGTTGTGTTCTGTTTGCAGGGCACTAGACACAGTTGGTTAGTTCCCTTTATATGTCAGACTACTGTTAATTGATGATTTTCCGATTTCTCCTGCTAGACTGTTCTATATACCCTCCTGTTGTAGTAACAAATAGTGATTATTATCGGTGGCTTTGCTATTTTCTTGACGCATCGATCGCTAGTATTATCATCTTATCTTATGGATCTGTTTCCTCTTTATTAGCTAATGGTAGGCTTAAAATTAATTGTCACAGAGGATGACACGACCATCCCTTCAGAGTTAAAGGTGCATGTCCTGGAAAATTTTCACCGTCACATTTATGATCGTGAGCTTCCCTTTTCATGTAAGCAGTCGTCTTAATCACACATTGTCATGCATTTTTGTAATCACATTGTGCTTTTTATAATGATGGATAATCTTAACTCATGGTCTGTTTCATTTAAGGTGGCACCAAAGACCACAAAGTTCTCATGGACCAATATCATCACGTTTCAACCGCATTGTTGGAGCTCCAAAAAGGGTAATTGTACCAGCACTTCAAAGCAACTAATTAAAAAAATCTTAATTATCGAACTGTTGCGAGCtctataagaaaaatttattttagttttaggaCTAATATTAAGCTAGTTCTAGCCATCTTGTGTTTTGCTTCAAAGTTGCACGTAACGATTATTCCAACTTCTCATTAATTGCTTTGCAGTTACCAAAATTCAATTGAAACCATAGTGAAAACAATGGGTGCTGGAATGGCCAAATTTTTGCTGAATGAGGTCAAAATACTTTTTTATCTggacattatatatatatataagtacgTGGGTCTTCAATATATAGATCAATAATGAATTTCGGTGGATCATTAGCAGTTCATTTTATGTTCTATAGGTAGAAACGGTGGATGATTACAACGAGTATTGTCATTATGTTGGTGGATTTGGTTTTCTGGAAATGTCGAAACACTTGCACGCCTCCAATTTGGACGATATGACTTCGGATCATCTCTCCAATTCCATGGGTTTAATATTTCAGGTCATATTCTTACTGAGAACATAGGGAGTGCTAACTAATTAACCACTCAACCAGGGGATTATTCATATCCGTAATTAACATGTATTTATATATCTATCCAGAAAGTACATTTTATTGAAGACTTTTTCGACGATATGAATGAGATACCAAAAGGACGCATGTACTGGCCTCGTGAAATTTGGAGTAAATATGTTGACAAACTTGAGGTGACGCTACTTCACGTTCCCACTTCAGATTTTGTACATACTTTTAAAGATTGTTGTTCTTATATATTCTCGTTATGTCGTTTGGCTTCAGGACTTGTTATACAAAGAAAACTCGGAAAAAGCTGTTTGTTGTTTGAATGATATGGTTACTGATGCATTGTCACATGTGGTTGACTGTCTGGAGTACCTTTCCACTTTGCGGCATACTGGTGTATTCCAAGTATATGCTATTGGTCAGGTATGAAACTAGGATTCCAAATTTCATCCAAAAAACGAAAATTAAACCAGGAACCCATGGGATACTCGAACTTCAATTCTATGATCGAATTGAACGTGCAAGGTTATTTGAAGTTCACTTATATTTTGATACTGATCATGCATATTAGATTCTTGCCATCGGAACCCTGAGTTTGTGTTACAACAACGTTAAAGTTTTTAGAGGAGGAGTGAGAATGAGTCGTGGTAAGAAACTAGCTATATATCCTCCCTCAATGAACCTCATTACATATATAGATCTGATATTTTTCTAGTTTTGACAAATATCTATctatctctctctatatatattaaACCGAGCGGATGTTTACAGTCTAGCATGTGCTAATGATATTGTAGATCAGTTTTTTAAAGTTGTCCTTGGAACAAAAGCCATGTCTGATGTTTATCAAGCTGTCTATGATTTTTCGAGTACGCTGAAGATTAAGGTATTCACACTTAACCTTGTTAGATCTCGGTACACTCTAAGTTTTGCTCCAATGTGATTAATTAAAAGAATTCTGCCATGCCTTAGCTTGTTCTAAAGACAGAATGGCTCTACGTACTTCTACTTTTAAACTGATTTGCCTTATGGATACATAGTTCTAGATTAACAACTTACAAGTATTCGTTTTTGTTCTCATTGCGCGATGCTTTCCATGGAATTTTATTGCAGATTGATGTTAATGATCCTAATGCAACAAAGACACTTAGATGTGTAGAAGAGATACAAAAAGTTTGTGAAAATCCTGATGTATTGAGTCAAAGGTTGGTTGTTATTCTGTTAAAGTATTTCTTTTTAGTGGCAAATGTAATTAATGAGTTTAGGAAGGAAGTTCAAACTCAACCACCTAAAAGATTATCTGTAAAGAATAAAACAATTAGATGGGCCTCTTAGATTGGACctatttttgattatttattcTTTGATTGTTTTTTGTGAGTGGTCAACTAGATTGAACCCTGACCAACCCATCTGATTCCTTAAAGGGTCATTAAGGTGTACAGGCAATCTCTCAAGGAAATGACAGATTACCCACTAAGGTTACTATCTTCGAAACATCTTGAAGTTGATCTAGAACTATGCATCATAATTAGAAGCTTTTACCCAACAGAGAATATAACTGCAATATCCAAATATTCACAAAGGCACGACAAAACCATTATTATTGCAGCAGGAAACTTATAGATCAAGGCCACTGTAAAAACCCAAAATCTTAAATACCTAGTCTAAAGCTATATGGTCGAAAACCTTGGTTTAGATACATTAAATCACCCAACTAAGTAAAATAAAACAAAGGAACATTTATATAAGAGGAAATCTGAGATCAAATTTGGTCCCAACACGGACCAAATCCAGTTTCCAAGGGGAGGCCAATAGGGAGTCTTTTTTCTTAAAGTAATTGATAACCAAAAAGAATATGTTTTTTATTCTGAATTGTTAATCCATAGGAGTTCATTCTTAGAGACGGGAGTAGACGAGAAGAAGTGTCAACTTCAGCAAGGTGCAGTGGAGGAGCAGGTGGACCCATTTTCTCTTGTTGCTGATGAACTCTCTCTTATTGGTAACCGGTTAAGAGAGATGGTGGTTTCTGAGATCCCTAAGCTTGCCTCAGCTGCAGAATACTACTTTCAGATGGGGGTAGAGGGAAAGAGGTTTCGTCCCACAGTTTTGTTGTTGATGGCATCAGCACTAAATGTGTCACTCCCTGGGTCCGGGTCTGATGTTGTCACCAACGATGACATGCGTACAAGATATCATCGTATTGCTGAAGCCACCGAGATGATCCATGTCGCAAGTCTTCTTCACGATGATGTGCTAGATGATGCTGAAACAAGACGTGGTGTTCGCTCCCTTAACTTTTTAATGGGTAATAAGCTGTCTGTGTTAACAGGGGATTTTTTGCTTTCTCGAGCTTGTTTGGTCCTTGCCAGTCTAAAAAACCCCGAGATCGGTTTATTATTTTCAATGGTTTTGGAGCATCTTGTAACAGGTGAACTAATGCAAATGAAAAGTACCTCAGAACAACAATGTAGCATGGATCAATATATGCGCAAGACATACTACAAGACTGCATCATTGATTGCAAATAGCTGCAAATCAGTCGCTATTTTGGCAACATGCCAGGAAACTGAAGTTGCAATGCTGGCTTATAATTATGGAAGAAATCTGGGGTTGGCGTATCAGTTGATTGATGATGTTCTCGATTTCACAGGGACATCGGCTTCCCTTGGGAAGGGTTCTCTCTCGGATATTCGACATGGGATTATAACAGCTCCACTATTGTTTGCCATTGAAGAATTCCCACAATTACAAGAAGTTGTCAATCGAGATCTTGATGACCCCAGATATGTTGATCTTTCTCTTGAATACCTTGGGAAGAGTCGCGGAATACAAAGAACTATTGAGCTAGCAAAAGAACATGCCAACCTGGCAGCTTCAGCTATTAATTCTCTGCCTCAGAGTGGTGATGAAAACGTCATTATATCGAGACAGGCACTTGTGGACCTCACTCATATCGTCATCACAAGAAAAAAGTAGAGGGTCTTTGTTTGTTGCCTTCTTTAACTGTATTATTAGTGATAATTATTTAGATTTCGGTTTTCCGACTACAAATAACAATCAATTATTAAACTTGAACAAATTTAAGAAAGAGGCAAGATTGCCCAATTTCCATCTAGTCTTAGAGTTACTAGAGTTGCTGAGTTCTGAGTTAGTTGCTAGCTTTACTGAGTTAGCAGTAAGTTACACAAACGACGATCTAAACATACTTCTAACGAAAAAGTTATTAAATAAAAAGAATGTTTCCTAGAACGACGAAAACTGATAATTGAAACCCTACTTAAAGGAATTTGGGTACTGAGAACCCTAGGCAAAGGAAGTTGGCTAAATTGTGCATGAATTCCTAGTCTAATTTGATTATAATTTTTTCAATGTGTTCACTACATGAAGAGAAATTCAGAATACATTGAATACATAGACCACCAACTGCAAATAAAATTACTCTTGCAGATAGCCCAGAATTGCCCAGAATTCATATCACCCAGGAGGCAACAAGCATGGGAAATTGAGGTTTCCCACCAACTAAAAATAAAGTTGTCCACTGATTTTACTCAATGTCATGAAAAATACTAGATTATTTACTGAATACATTTTGCACTTATTAGACTACATGAACTCTACAGTTGACGACATAGACGTACGTGTGGGTCAGAAGCACCAGAAAATGGGAGCAAAGAGAATTCAACAAATCTGCAGCAAAAATTACATAAGATATAATAAGTCTTAACTCAAGAACATGAATTAGCCGGAAAAAAACCCTACTTCCTCTTGTTTTTGCTGCCAAATGATAAAGCGAAATAAAACAGAATTCTGTAGATAACACCAAAAGCTAAAGTGATCCACAAGCAACTCCATTTGCTTAAATCTATTGCATCCAGCTTTCTTATTATATCCAACCCAGTCATTACACAGGACATAGCTGGTTCAGCACCAACTTTGGCAACACATAAATTTGGCTTGTCGAATTCGTTCAACACGAGGGCTTGGAAAGGATATTTCATTGGAGACATATAATGGAACCAGATCCAGTATGATGGAATTCTATCTCTATTCATATAGAAACCACTGTATAATAGGAATAAACCAACGAGAGTCATAGCCACAGTGTAACCCACCACAACTTGGAAAAACAATCCAGATATCAAACATATTAGAGAATTAGCTGCCCAACCTGACGCGCATATCGCCAAGAAATAGAAAAGGAAACTAAGAAATCCACCATCTAGACTTACAGCAGGAAAAGTTATTGATGCTAATATAAGAGATAACACGATTAATGTAGGTATAACTATAATCGAATGGTATAGAATGTAAGATGAACGACGATACGCGTTATAAGCTGTTTCTCTCATAAAAATGTACCTTTCTTGGACGAAAACTCCAAGCCAATCTGTGTTTCCAAAGAAGATTATGGTCACTATAAAAACGAAGAACCCAAGTCGTTCTACAATACCTCTTTCTGTTTTATCAGGGTGCCAAAACGTACTAGCTAAAATAAAACCTGAAGCAACCACACCAGCCACTCGGACTAAGAATATTTCAGCTGAGCGCTTTGAGTTTATTAGTGATCGTTTCATCAGCACAATTATTTCAACCCAAAATGAATTAGCAAATTTTGAACTGGTCCATGTCCGGCCACTGCCGTTAGCACAAGTATTATATATGGCTTCTTTTAAGCTTGGAAGATCTAACCCATTGGAATGCTTTGAGGTGTAAGGGTGATTCCTTATTGTCTGCCAGGATTTGTTGAATTCAACGATGCTTTTAGTGCCGCCAGGTAACCCTTCGAGGTTGCTATATAAATCAAGCATGAATTCGGTGGTTTCGCCATTTTCTGTGACGGGATGACCAAACTCCGACAAGAAAACTGAGAGGTGTGTTGGCGTGCCGTAGTAGACGGTTTCTCCCTGTGAGAGGAAGATCAAATGGTCAAATAGGCCAACAACTCTGGAACTAGGTTGGTGAACCGACATAATAACTATTCTCCCTGTTCGAGCAATTTGTTGCAGGATTTTCACCACCATGAAAGCACTCGATGAATCGAGTCCAGACGTTGGCTCGTCGAGAAGCATTAGAATTGGATCATGAATAATACCCACTCCAATTGAAACCCGTCGTCGTTCACCTCCGGATATGCCTCTATGACCTTCGTCTCCTATTAAGGTCTTTGCAGCATCACGTAACCCAAGTTCTTCGATTACAGTTTGAACTCTTGCCATCTTCTTTGATTTGGACACCGAGCGAGGCAATCTAAACTCAGCTGAGAACATGAGTGTCTCTTCCACTGTTAACATAGGGAATAGCAAATCGTCTTGCATGACATAAGCCGATATCGATTTAAGTACCGCGGACTCTAGAGTTTCGCCATTCAATGTTACGGATCCTCTCAAGCTCTTCTTAGATATCTTATTTGCAAGTGCATCGATCAAAGTAGTCTTTCCAGAACCACTAGGACCAAGAATAGCAAAAATCTCACCTTCTCTAGCTTCACCTGAGATATCATTCAACAACACTTTTTTCCTCGACAGTGTATCTATTGTTCCGGTATCCTTCCGGCAAAGCATACGGCGGATTG encodes the following:
- the LOC113307620 gene encoding ABC transporter G family member 20-like, with product MSQNEDLEQQNKTISTPFVLQFNNLTYSINIRKEITIRRMLCRKDTGTIDTLSRKKVLLNDISGEAREGEIFAILGPSGSGKTTLIDALANKISKKSLRGSVTLNGETLESAVLKSISAYVMQDDLLFPMLTVEETLMFSAEFRLPRSVSKSKKMARVQTVIEELGLRDAAKTLIGDEGHRGISGGERRRVSIGVGIIHDPILMLLDEPTSGLDSSSAFMVVKILQQIARTGRIVIMSVHQPSSRVVGLFDHLIFLSQGETVYYGTPTHLSVFLSEFGHPVTENGETTEFMLDLYSNLEGLPGGTKSIVEFNKSWQTIRNHPYTSKHSNGLDLPSLKEAIYNTCANGSGRTWTSSKFANSFWVEIIVLMKRSLINSKRSAEIFLVRVAGVVASGFILASTFWHPDKTERGIVERLGFFVFIVTIIFFGNTDWLGVFVQERYIFMRETAYNAYRRSSYILYHSIIVIPTLIVLSLILASITFPAVSLDGGFLSFLFYFLAICASGWAANSLICLISGLFFQVVVGYTVAMTLVGLFLLYSGFYMNRDRIPSYWIWFHYMSPMKYPFQALVLNEFDKPNLCVAKVGAEPAMSCVMTGLDIIRKLDAIDLSKWSCLWITLAFGVIYRILFYFALSFGSKNKRK
- the LOC113307706 gene encoding uncharacterized protein LOC113307706, whose translation is MEEINMEGSLLRQMMKLMMTTEKEITPLEPHLAFCYSSFMKDIQGLLFGKASKIPSMLFGTESQTKHIFAIKQYLGLDELLNAFCVLCSVCRALDTVEDDTTIPSELKVHVLENFHRHIYDRELPFSCGTKDHKVLMDQYHHVSTALLELQKGYQNSIETIVKTMGAGMAKFLLNEVETVDDYNEYCHYVGGFGFLEMSKHLHASNLDDMTSDHLSNSMGLIFQKVHFIEDFFDDMNEIPKGRMYWPREIWSKYVDKLEDLLYKENSEKAVCCLNDMVTDALSHVVDCLEYLSTLRHTGVFQVYAIGQILAIGTLSLCYNNVKVFRGGVRMSRDQFFKVVLGTKAMSDVYQAVYDFSSTLKIKIDVNDPNATKTLRCVEEIQKVCENPDVLSQRSSFLETGVDEKKCQLQQGAVEEQVDPFSLVADELSLIGNRLREMVVSEIPKLASAAEYYFQMGVEGKRFRPTVLLLMASALNVSLPGSGSDVVTNDDMRTRYHRIAEATEMIHVASLLHDDVLDDAETRRGVRSLNFLMGNKLSVLTGDFLLSRACLVLASLKNPEIGLLFSMVLEHLVTGELMQMKSTSEQQCSMDQYMRKTYYKTASLIANSCKSVAILATCQETEVAMLAYNYGRNLGLAYQLIDDVLDFTGTSASLGKGSLSDIRHGIITAPLLFAIEEFPQLQEVVNRDLDDPRYVDLSLEYLGKSRGIQRTIELAKEHANLAASAINSLPQSGDENVIISRQALVDLTHIVITRKK